A section of the Armatimonadota bacterium genome encodes:
- the rsmH gene encoding 16S rRNA (cytosine(1402)-N(4))-methyltransferase RsmH, with product MTATYAHDPVMVDEILAALALKSGDVVVDGTLGLAGHSMRFIDAIRPGGILVGLDWDESMLAIAKQRVGKPEGVTVHLVHSDFRDMKEVLIEYGIRPNGILLDLGLNSAQIEDPARGITFKEDGPLDMRMDRSKGEPAAALLNRMSPQAIQDALEDFGDEKWAHRIAQKILLRRKEQPLRTTNDLIECVLAAIPVNAREKRIHPATRTFQAIRILTNAEFDGLREAILDAASMLAENGNLAILSYHSGEGRIVKRAYQELAQEGFVLVDKKPRIPSEAEIGRNARSRSAKLRVIRREVKS from the coding sequence ATGACCGCCACCTATGCTCACGATCCCGTGATGGTCGACGAGATTCTTGCTGCCCTCGCGCTCAAATCGGGCGATGTCGTGGTCGACGGAACACTTGGGCTCGCTGGTCACTCGATGCGATTTATCGATGCGATCCGCCCTGGCGGAATCTTGGTCGGTCTGGATTGGGATGAGTCGATGCTCGCGATTGCGAAGCAGCGGGTAGGCAAGCCAGAAGGGGTCACTGTTCACCTGGTTCACTCAGATTTTCGGGACATGAAGGAAGTGTTGATCGAATACGGAATTCGGCCAAACGGAATCCTTCTTGATCTCGGTTTGAACTCTGCGCAGATCGAAGATCCTGCGAGAGGGATCACTTTTAAGGAAGATGGTCCGCTTGACATGAGAATGGATCGCTCCAAAGGCGAGCCGGCTGCGGCGCTACTCAACCGGATGTCGCCGCAAGCTATCCAAGATGCCTTGGAAGACTTTGGGGATGAGAAGTGGGCGCACCGAATCGCGCAGAAAATTTTGCTGAGAAGGAAAGAGCAGCCACTCCGCACGACAAACGACCTGATTGAGTGTGTGCTGGCCGCCATCCCAGTGAACGCCAGAGAAAAGCGGATTCACCCGGCGACGAGAACTTTTCAGGCGATCAGGATTCTGACAAATGCCGAGTTCGACGGGCTGCGCGAAGCTATTTTGGACGCGGCTTCGATGCTTGCCGAAAACGGAAATCTAGCGATCTTGAGCTACCACAGTGGCGAAGGTCGCATCGTCAAGCGAGCCTATCAGGAGCTCGCGCAAGAAGGTTTTGTCCTAGTGGACAAAAAGCCAAGGATTCCATCCGAGGCAGAAATTGGTCGTAACGCCCGGAGTAGGTCCGCCAAGCTCCGAGTGATTCGCAGGGAAGTGAAATCATGA